From Pseudoalteromonas rubra, one genomic window encodes:
- a CDS encoding baseplate assembly protein, giving the protein MSQFATPDLSRVPLPELLQDVDFEQQFKEIKQRFLTAHPQYNDALALESDPLTALLQTLAYQQVLYTQQTNDAVRGVMLATASGADLDAIASRYNLLRGDAESDSRFRQRIQLAFDGLNTAGSASAYTFHTLSLDTSIRDVTISSPTPCDVALTILSTEGDGTPSQALLDKVGKHFAAQGWEHLGVSQVRPLGDRVTVHAAEIVPFTVKAELVVLPGPSANAILQAAEIALQDYLVSRQALGKKVTRAGLFAALHREGVEEVNLLSPASNVSVTDVQSARCEYAQVIVVVKDE; this is encoded by the coding sequence ATGAGCCAATTTGCGACACCAGACCTGTCCCGGGTGCCTTTACCTGAGCTGTTACAGGATGTGGATTTCGAGCAACAGTTTAAGGAGATCAAACAGCGTTTTTTAACCGCTCATCCTCAATACAATGATGCTTTGGCACTTGAAAGTGACCCGTTGACCGCCTTGTTGCAAACACTGGCCTATCAGCAGGTCCTGTATACGCAACAAACAAACGATGCGGTTCGGGGTGTGATGCTGGCAACGGCCAGTGGTGCAGACCTGGATGCCATCGCTTCGCGATATAACCTTTTGCGTGGCGACGCTGAGAGTGATAGCCGGTTTCGCCAGCGTATTCAGCTGGCTTTTGATGGTTTGAATACCGCAGGCAGTGCCTCGGCTTATACCTTTCATACTCTATCGCTCGATACGAGCATTCGTGATGTCACTATATCCAGCCCGACCCCCTGTGACGTTGCCTTGACCATTCTCAGCACTGAAGGAGATGGCACGCCGTCTCAGGCATTGCTTGATAAAGTGGGTAAACATTTTGCTGCCCAGGGATGGGAGCACCTGGGGGTGTCACAAGTGCGACCCCTGGGCGATCGGGTCACCGTTCATGCCGCTGAAATCGTGCCGTTTACCGTTAAGGCGGAGCTGGTGGTATTACCTGGGCCGTCTGCTAACGCAATTCTACAGGCTGCCGAGATCGCATTACAAGATTATCTGGTGAGCCGTCAGGCGCTTGGGAAAAAAGTGACCCGGGCCGGATTGTTTGCTGCGCTGCATCGCGAAGGGGTAGAGGAGGTGAATTTGCTGTCTCCTGCAAGCAATGTATCCGTCACGGATGTGCAGTCAGCCCGGTGCGAATACGCACAGGTGATTGTGGTGGTGAAAGATGAATGA